The Gadus macrocephalus chromosome 13, ASM3116895v1 genome includes a window with the following:
- the prdm2b gene encoding PR domain zinc finger protein 2, translating to MTEMWEGEQGPKEEVDERPSSSGPVHAEMNPAPVESPAPTDVQDMSVVMIDGKEEELETRVDKAGDAVEPQQLPSMQTPQETSLTAESREEEEQFPNCGKPGGESPQDLQPKSDSASLQGQELESLDADIDFDHDPDGDLEGDLQGESHPCLHCERHFSTKQGLERHIHIHTTANQQTHLFKCRYCGKSFGSQVGRRRHERRHESGAKKKPGSLAGTANLLSSGGKAGGSSPEYTSPTNYIAIGSQFPVAHQPIPELAKKESRPEADRPFTLEEYGESKELHPCKYCNKAFGTHTNMRRHQRRIHERHLLPKGVRRKGMLPQEVSVQRLPNESPSGSPPPVYVPSADTEDEADRDEYVVDISKNISENLSFYIDGKILSTSTVSNCEVIEVNSRSAALFGLDAMIISPSQISQAFKVESKPIAGKPLVSNLGQPTSKRRTTTPPLIPSLKMENETGFSASSSSSSSTSSSSNVLVGGLFSQSTESLAFQKEKTVYLSPKLKQLLQSQDSQKSTISQIGDSHRLASPLSVTSLPGASGRFKRRTSSPPSSPQLSPTQKLDISKAEVGSLYTLKVPKLEGHRLSPVLNLTIHEDGDTVCTTEKDMSNRSSSNCGGNACNQQPLDLSSSVSKRSDVISKTLGDSALDLSMQRKSTMDPELKGNPPPQPPTKKRKPNTSMLEKVLMNEYAGLTSAGEEGPSALSSLGPLQPLSPSMTSESAHPSPPSLTPVTMNPSSPATSSMTSPTPPPPVLPTIPPDMPSSPRSEPSDCSVSRPLPVLSPKSSPRSNVDEVPSDTEEETSMAQEVQHSVDENHKQLDSAPHTPVKDPLKSSSTPSPTQSTPAEPPTVESEVLQKQDNCLTNGKPESKDPGSITDAKSLSPDSAPLTSQPHSPAVPTSTTTSHNTSPPTLSPSVLPVKKKDPVHYSEGMSDISHDADDSTCPAVKETPKEKGEDSETFCKTFVCNVCEEPFPSIKTLNGHIVAHAVDWPYKCEFCVHLFVEARALLAHRTSLHGVGRIFVCSECSKEFAFLCNLEQHQKDLHPSQTCTHTTVESGKLRPHNYTDPSRAKEESRPSTPAPESEEEAAPEREPTEKAPEVNGQSADDEPEPEDSSEELYTTIKIMASEGGKPKGPDVRLGLNQHYPSFKPPPFPYHSRSHAGSVASATNFTTHNIPQTFSTAIRCTKCGNSFDNMPELHKHILACANASDKKRYTPKKNPIPLKQIVKPQNGALSPAAASAGQSAFRRMGQPKRLNFNQEASGKAKMSSLNKKKNQLVQKAISQKNKTASSVKKASVKVEEQDPEPHICPHCSREFTYPASLSKHIAISCPMKPEPKKGKKGDVKQDAPQMSLRRKATDADAPDSEPKPLGKTRARSYGAAEPELLPASKGRTGAPVGRPKRPASFPASPAATGKKKKKGQAHSPPPPPPATPVPDTPSDPAQRPAVKAQRMGKEAAPKKAPEGNSPLGQQAKKEERFSLRTRERVGGPVTRSLQSVNTVATVEVKTEQPLVPETKEPQETPLK from the exons ATGACAGAGATGTGGGAAGGGGAACAAG GTCctaaggaggaggtggacgagaGGCCTTCTTCTTCAGGTCCTGTGCATGCAGAGATGAATCCTGCTCCTGTTGAAAGTCCTGCTCCTACAGATGTGCAGGACATGTCTGTGGTCATGATTgatgggaaggaggaggagctggagactaGGGTCGACAAAGCAGGCGATGCAGTCGAACCACAACAGCTGCCATCTATGCAAACTCCTCAGGAGACATCTTTGACAGCTGAGtcgagagaagaagaggaacagTTTCCTAACTGCGGTAAACCTGGCGGGGAGAGTCCCCAGGACTTGCAACCTAAGTCGGATTCTGCCTCTCTGCAGGGCCAGGAACTGGAAAGCCTGGATGCGGATATCGACTTTGATCATGACCCTGACGGCGACCTTGAAGGTGACCTCCAGGGAGAGTCTCATCCATGCCTGCACTGTGAGCGCCACTTTTCCACCAAACAGGGTCTTGAgcgacacatacacattcacaccacAGCCAACCAACAGACGCACCTCTTCAAGTGCCGCTACTGCGGAAAGTCCTTTGGCTCACAGGTTGGACGGCGGAGGCACGAGAGAAGGCATGAGAGTGGGGCTAAGAAGAAGCCCGGCTCCTTGGCAGGAACTGCCAATCTCCTTAGTTCAGGAGGAAAGGCTGGTGGTTCAAGTCCTGAATACACAAGTCCGACCAATTACATAGCCATAGGCTCTCAATTTCCAGTAGCGCATCAGCCCATCCCTGAGTTGGCAAAGAAAGAGTCTAGGCCTGAAGCTGACCGACCTTTTACATTGGAAGAGTATGGCGAGTCCAAGGAACTGCATCCCTGTAAATACTGTAATAAGGCCTTTGGCACTCACACCAACATGCGAAGGCACCAGAGAAGAATACATGAGCGCCACTTGCTGCCAAAGGGTGTACGCAGGAAAGGCATGCTGCCCCAGGAAGTGTCTGTCCAGAGGCTGCCAAATGAATCCCCCAgtggcagccccccccctgtCTATGTGCCCAGCGCCGACACAGAAGACGAGGCTGACAGAGATGAATATGTAGTGGACATATCCAAAAATATCTCTGAAAATCTGAGCTTCTACATTGATGGAAAAATTTTGTCAACCAGTACAGTTAGCAACTGTGAGGTGATAGAGGTCAATTCTAGGTCTGCAGCACTGTTTGGCCTTGACGCAATGATAATCAGCCCCAGTCAAATCAGCCAGGCATTCAAAGTGGAGAGCAAACCTATTGCTGGAAAACCGTTGGTGTCCAACCTCGGTCAGCCAACATCAAAAAGGAGAACTACGACACCGCCTCTTATTCCATCTCTCAAAATGGAAAATGAAACAGGATTTTCTGCatcttcttcctcatcatcatcaacctctTCCTCATCAAATGTATTAGTAGGCGGACTGTTCTCCCAGTCCACAGAATCATTAGcatttcaaaaagaaaaaacagtcTATCTTTCCCCTAAGTTGAAACAGCTCCTACAGTCACAGGACAGTCAGAAGTCCACCATTTCCCAGATAGGAGACAGCCATAGACTGGCCTCCCCTCTGTCGGTCACCTCACTGCCAGGGGCCTCGGGTCGGTTCAAGAGGAGAACATCCTCTCCTCCGTCTTCCCCACAGCTCAGTCCCACACAGAAACTGGATATCTCTAAAGCGGAGGTCGGAAGCTTGTACACTCTTAAGGTGCCAAAGCTGGAGGGCCACCGCTTGTCCCCTGTGTTGAACCTTACTATCCATGAGGACGGAGATACTGTTTGTACCACTGAAAAGGACATGTCTAACCGGTCTTCCTCCAACTGTGGTGGAAATGCCTGCAATCAGCAACCCTTGGACCTGTCCAGCTCTGTCAGCAAGCGGAGTGACGTAATTAGCAAGACGCTGGGGGATTCTGCACTGGATCTAAGTATGCAGCGGAAGAGCACCATGGATCCTGAGTTGAAGGGCaatccaccaccacagccaccgaCCAAGAAGAGAAAGCCAAACACGAGCATGCTTGAGAAGGTTCTGATGAATGAGTATGCTGGCCTCACCTCGGCAGGAGAAGAGGGCCCCTCTGCCTTGTCGAGCCTCGGGCCACTTCAGCCTCTCTCCCCAAGCATGACGTCAGAATCGGCCCACCCATCGCCGCCCTCCCTCACGCCTGTCACCAtgaacccctcctcccccgccacTTCCAGCATGACCTCcccaacaccccctcccccagttCTGCCCACCATACCACCAGATATGCCTAGCTCTCCTCGTTCAGAGCCCTCCGACTGCTCTGTGTCCAGACCTCTCCCGGTGCTATCACCCAAGAGCTCTCCCAGGTCCAATGTGGACGAGGTTCCGTCTGatacggaggaggagacatcgATGGCTCAAGAAGTCCAGCACAGTGTTGATGAGAATCACAAGCAACTTGATTCAGCCCCTCACACACCAGTCAAAGATCCTCTAAAGAGCTCATCCACTCCTAGCCCAACTCAGTCCACACCAGCAGAGCCTCCCACTGTGGAGTCTGAAGTTCTACAGAAACAAGACAATTGTCTGACCAACGGCAAGCCGGAGAGTAAAGACCCCGGCTCCATAACAGATGCCAAGTCCTTGTCCCCTGACTCTGCGCCTTTAACATCCCAACCACACTCGCCTGCCGTGCCCACATCTACAACCACATCGCACAATACATCCCCACCAACGCTGTCGCCATCTGTTCTGCCCGTGAAAAAGAAGGATCCCGTTCACTACTCGGAGGGGATGTCGGACATAAGCCATGACGCAGATGACTCGACATGTCCTGCTGTAAAAGAAACTCccaaggagaagggagaggattCGGAGACCTTCTGCAAGACCTTTGTATGCAACGTCTGTGAAGAACCATTCCCCTCCATAAAAACTCTGAACGGGCACATCGTTGCCCACGCTGTTGATTGGCCTTATAAATGTGAattctgtgtgcatttgtttgtggaGGCCCGGGCCCTGCTAGCTCATCGAACGTCCCTACACGGCGTAGGCCGGATCTTCGTGTGCTCCGAATGCTCGAAGGAGTTTGCCTTTCTCTGTAACCTGGAGCAGCATCAGAAGGATCTGCATCCGAGTCAGACCTGCACGCACACCACGGTGGAAAGTGGCAAACTGAGGCCACACAACTACACAGACCCATCCAGGGCCAAAGAGGAGAGCCGACCCTCCACACCAGCACcggagagcgaggaggaagCGGCTCCAGAGAGGGAGCCCACTGAAAAGGCCCCTGAGGTTAACGGACAGTCGGCAGACGATGAGCCGGAGCCAGAGGACTCCTCAGAGGAACTGTACACTACAATAAAAATCATGGCCTCTGAGGGAGGGAAGCCCAAAGGCCCCGACGTCCGCCTCGGCCTCAATCAAcactaccctagctttaagccGCCGCCTTTCCCCTACCACAGCCGATCCCACGCCGGCTCTGTTGCCTCGGCCACCAACTTCACCACCCACAACATACCGCAAACCTTCAGCACAGCCATCCGCTGCACAAAGTGTGGCAACAGTTTTGACAACATGCCTGAGCTGCACAAGCACATATTAGCCTGTGCGAACGCTAGCGATAAGAAGCGCTACACTCCTAAGAAGAATCCCATCCCTCTTAAACAAATAGTGAAGCCACAGAATGGGGCCTTGTCGCCAGCCGCGGCCAGCGCCGGACAAAGTGCTTTCCGTCGAATGGGCCAGCCTAAGAGACTCAATTTCAATCAAGAGGCCTCTGGCAAAGCCAAAATGAGTTCCCTTAACAAGAAGAAGAACCAGTTGGTCCAAAAGGCGATttcacagaaaaacaaaacggCCAGCAGTGTGAAAAAGGCTTCTGTTAAAGTGGAGGAGCAGGACCCCGAGCCGCACATCTGCCCTCACTGCAGCCGCGAGTTCACCTACCCCGCCAGTCTCAGCAAACACATTGCCATCAGCTGTCCCATGAAGCCTGAGCCCAAAAAGGGCAAGAAAGGGGACGTTAAACAGGATGCACCCCAAATGAGCCTGAGAAGGAAAGCCACAGACGCGGACGCCCCCGATTCGGAGCCCAAACCGCTGGGGAAGACCCGGGCTCGCAGCTACGGTGCTGCCGAGCCTGAACTCCTGCCGGCCAGCAAGGGAAGAACCGGCGCTCCCGTGGGCCGGCCTAAAAGACCGGCCTCGTTCCCGGCCTCACCAGCGGCGactggtaaaaaaaagaagaagggcCAAGCTcactctccaccaccaccacctcctgccaCGCCGGTCCCGGACACTCCAAGTGACCCGGCGCAGCGACCTGCTGTCAAAGCACAGCGCATGGGGAAGGAGGCGGCGCCCAAGAAGG